Proteins encoded by one window of Lathyrus oleraceus cultivar Zhongwan6 chromosome 1, CAAS_Psat_ZW6_1.0, whole genome shotgun sequence:
- the LOC127074737 gene encoding FAS1 domain-containing protein SELMODRAFT_448915: MENTSHYPHFFIITLILFTTFTTTTCSSSTNTSSSSTTPSPPMPTQELNNILDALIGSGDTSINKWVSILSMTNPSLSLTLFIPQQTPSPSSSTLDPFTFPYHIVPQRLAFADLLLLPRYSRLPTLLPGKTIAITDNSIGNFTLDDVLLTHPDLYNTSSLAVHGVERLLDYSSFGDASMIPNSPNFLPVGETWKSAGPFSAHVNIFLLVICFVLQQLVFFV; encoded by the coding sequence ATGGAAAACACCAGCCACTATCCTCATTTCTTCATCATCACTCTCATCTTGTTCACAACCTTCACAACAACAACATGCAGTAGCTCCACAaacacatcatcatcatcaacaacacCATCTCCACCAATGCCAACTCAAGAACTAAACAACATTCTTGACGCACTGATAGGTTCAGGAGACACAAGCATAAACAAATGGGTAAGCATATTATCAATGACAAATCCATCACTAAGCCTAACACTCTTCATCCCTCAACAAACACCATCACCTTCATCATCCACATTGGACCCTTTCACTTTCCCTTACCATATCGTCCCACAACGTCTCGCTTTCGCCGACCTCCTCCTCCTCCCTCGCTATTCCCGTCTCCCTACTCTCCTCCCCGGTAAAACCATTGCCATTACCGATAACTCCATCGGTAACTTCACCCTCGACGATGTCCTCCTCACTCATCCTGATCTTTATAACACATCCTCTCTTGCTGTTCATGGTGTGGAGAGGCTTCTTGATTACTCTTCCTTTGGTGATGCATCCATGATACCTAATTCGCCAAACTTTTTGCCGGTCGGAGAAACATGGAAGTCGGCCGGGCCCTTCTCGGCCCACGTTAATATCTTCTTGCTGGTTATCTGCTTTGTTCTTCAACAACTCGTTTTCTTTGTGTAA